One Microbacterium sp. zg-B96 genomic region harbors:
- a CDS encoding alpha/beta hydrolase: MEIRGPVLLPAHREDIELHTLDGLTLVGELASPADGDPVATLVTLHPLPTAGGFMDSHILRKAAARLPALAQLAVLRFNTRGTSSPRGTSEGQFDGGHAEEFDVAAAMAFVRERGLPRPWLVGWSFGTELALKYGRDHDVEGVILLSPPLHRATAEDIAAWAGDERTVVVVVPELDDYLRPPEAAERFAAIPHAVVIPVTGGRHLWVGESQTRRVLTEIVAAVNPDALPLPTVWDGPEG, from the coding sequence GTGGAGATCCGCGGACCGGTGCTGCTTCCTGCGCACCGCGAAGACATCGAGCTGCACACTCTCGACGGTCTGACCCTCGTTGGCGAGCTCGCCTCGCCGGCCGACGGCGACCCCGTCGCAACGCTGGTGACGCTGCATCCGCTGCCGACGGCCGGCGGATTCATGGACTCCCACATTCTCCGCAAGGCGGCCGCACGCCTGCCGGCGCTTGCGCAGCTGGCCGTGCTGCGGTTCAACACGCGGGGCACGTCGTCGCCGCGCGGGACGAGCGAGGGCCAATTCGACGGCGGTCACGCCGAGGAATTCGACGTCGCCGCGGCGATGGCGTTCGTGCGCGAGCGGGGACTGCCGCGGCCGTGGCTGGTGGGGTGGTCGTTCGGTACCGAACTGGCACTCAAGTACGGCCGCGACCACGACGTCGAAGGCGTGATCCTGCTCTCCCCGCCGCTGCACCGTGCCACCGCCGAGGACATCGCGGCGTGGGCGGGGGATGAGCGCACTGTGGTGGTGGTCGTGCCGGAGCTGGACGACTACCTGCGCCCGCCCGAGGCCGCCGAGCGCTTCGCCGCGATCCCGCATGCCGTGGTGATCCCCGTCACCGGCGGGCGCCACCTCTGGGTGGGGGAGAGCCAGACCCGCCGCGTACTGACCGAGATCGTCGCGGCCGTGAACCCCGACGCGCTGCCGCTGCCCACCGTGTGGGACGGTCCCGAGGGCTGA
- the frr gene encoding ribosome recycling factor: MIADVLADAGTRMDRAVEAAKDDFATVRTGRANPQLFQKILVDYYGTPTPLAQLASLNNAEARTLVITPYDKSALKAIEQAIRDMPNLGANPSNDGTIVRVSMPELTAERRKEYVKLVRTKGEDHKVHVRGIRRKAKDDLDALKSDVGEDEIARGEKELDALTRAHVDAIDDALKRKETELLEV, encoded by the coding sequence GTGATCGCCGATGTGCTGGCCGATGCCGGAACCCGCATGGACCGCGCCGTGGAGGCTGCGAAGGATGACTTCGCGACCGTCCGCACCGGGCGCGCCAACCCGCAGCTGTTTCAGAAGATTCTCGTGGACTACTACGGCACCCCCACGCCGCTCGCGCAGCTGGCGTCCCTGAACAACGCCGAGGCCCGCACCCTCGTCATCACGCCGTACGACAAATCGGCGCTGAAGGCCATCGAGCAGGCCATCCGGGACATGCCGAACCTCGGGGCCAACCCGAGCAACGACGGCACGATCGTGCGCGTGTCGATGCCGGAGCTGACGGCGGAGCGCCGCAAGGAGTATGTCAAGCTCGTGCGCACCAAGGGCGAGGATCACAAGGTCCACGTCCGTGGCATCCGCCGTAAGGCGAAGGACGACCTCGATGCCCTCAAGAGCGACGTCGGCGAGGACGAGATCGCCCGCGGCGAGAAGGAACTGGACGCGCTGACGCGGGCCCACGTCGACGCGATCGACGACGCGCTCAAGCGCAAAGAGACCGAGTTGCTCGAGGTCTAG
- the glgB gene encoding 1,4-alpha-glucan branching protein GlgB gives MTLPDDRVLDTVATGSYHAPHEVLGLHSAGEGRWVVRARRPLAETVTARLADGRDVTLSHLRAGIWEGGFTASAALPYQLVTTYGDGSGYTAEDPYRFLPTMGELDLHLIREGRHEQLWHVLGAHVRVIDGVDGVAFTVWAPNAQAVRVVGDFNLWDGQGHPMRSLGSSGVWELFVPALGAGTVYKFEILTRAGQWILKADPMARLAEVPPGTASVVTASAYSWNDDGWVSARAESRPHELPMSVYEVHLGSWRPGLSYRDAADQLIDYVTSQGFTHIEFMPLAEHPFGGSWGYQVSGYYAPTSRFGQPDDLRYLIDRLHQAGIGVIMDWVPGHFPKDAFALARFDGEPLYEHGDPRRGEHRDWGTYIFDYGRSEVRNFLVANALYWFEEFHIDGLRVDAVASMLYLDYSREAGEWLPNIHGGRENLEAIGFLQEVNATAYKRFPGIAMIAEESTSFPGVTAPTSRGGLGFGFKWNMGWMNDSLQYIKRDPMFRAHHEGELSFSFAYAFTENFVLPISHDEVVHGKGSLFGRMPGDHWQKLANTRAYLAYMWGHPGKQLLFMGQEFGQLSEWSESRSLDWWLLEQPSHAQLHSFVANLNHVYRDQAPLWQRDHDAAAFGRLGGPTWNPNVIAFARHDYDGEAVAVICNFSGVPIHGYELDLPSAGTWREVLNTDAQEFGGSGVGNLGAVHAAEGGRATMVLPPLGVLWLRRDA, from the coding sequence ATGACTTTGCCCGATGACCGAGTTCTCGACACCGTCGCGACCGGCTCCTACCACGCGCCTCACGAGGTGCTGGGGCTGCACAGCGCCGGCGAGGGCCGCTGGGTCGTGCGTGCCAGGCGTCCGCTCGCCGAGACGGTGACCGCCCGACTCGCCGACGGGCGCGACGTCACCCTGTCGCACCTGCGCGCCGGCATCTGGGAAGGCGGCTTCACGGCATCCGCCGCTCTCCCCTACCAGCTGGTCACGACGTACGGCGACGGTTCCGGCTACACCGCAGAGGACCCGTACCGCTTCCTGCCCACGATGGGCGAGCTCGACCTGCATCTCATCCGCGAGGGGCGTCACGAGCAGCTGTGGCACGTGCTCGGCGCGCACGTCCGCGTGATCGATGGGGTCGACGGCGTCGCCTTCACGGTGTGGGCGCCCAACGCCCAGGCCGTCCGCGTCGTCGGCGACTTCAACCTGTGGGACGGCCAGGGGCACCCGATGCGGTCGCTGGGCTCCAGCGGCGTCTGGGAGCTGTTCGTGCCCGCGCTCGGCGCCGGCACGGTCTACAAGTTCGAGATCCTCACCCGCGCGGGCCAGTGGATCCTCAAGGCCGACCCGATGGCACGCCTCGCCGAGGTGCCGCCCGGCACGGCATCCGTCGTCACCGCCAGCGCGTACTCCTGGAACGACGACGGCTGGGTGTCCGCGCGCGCCGAGTCCCGCCCGCACGAGCTGCCCATGTCGGTCTACGAGGTGCACCTGGGTTCGTGGCGACCGGGGCTGTCCTACCGGGATGCCGCCGACCAGCTCATCGACTACGTCACGTCGCAGGGCTTCACCCACATCGAGTTCATGCCCCTCGCCGAGCATCCCTTCGGCGGATCCTGGGGGTACCAGGTCAGCGGATACTACGCGCCTACCAGCCGGTTCGGCCAGCCCGACGACCTGCGCTACCTCATCGACCGGCTGCACCAGGCCGGCATCGGCGTGATCATGGACTGGGTGCCGGGACACTTCCCGAAGGACGCGTTCGCGCTGGCCCGCTTCGACGGTGAGCCGCTGTACGAGCACGGCGACCCCCGCCGCGGCGAGCACCGTGACTGGGGCACTTACATCTTCGACTACGGCCGCAGCGAGGTGCGCAACTTCCTCGTCGCCAACGCACTGTACTGGTTCGAGGAGTTCCACATCGACGGGCTGCGGGTGGATGCCGTGGCATCCATGCTCTACCTCGATTACTCCCGCGAGGCGGGCGAATGGCTGCCGAACATCCATGGCGGCCGGGAGAACCTCGAGGCGATCGGGTTCCTGCAGGAGGTCAACGCCACCGCGTACAAGCGCTTCCCCGGGATCGCGATGATCGCCGAGGAATCCACCAGCTTCCCCGGCGTCACCGCACCGACCAGCCGCGGCGGGCTCGGGTTCGGGTTCAAGTGGAACATGGGCTGGATGAACGACTCGCTGCAGTACATCAAGCGTGATCCGATGTTCCGCGCGCACCACGAGGGGGAGCTGTCGTTCTCGTTCGCGTACGCGTTCACCGAGAACTTCGTGCTGCCCATCAGCCACGACGAGGTCGTGCACGGCAAGGGGAGCCTGTTCGGGCGCATGCCCGGCGACCACTGGCAGAAGCTCGCGAACACGCGCGCGTACCTGGCCTACATGTGGGGACACCCCGGCAAGCAGCTGCTGTTCATGGGCCAGGAGTTCGGGCAGCTGTCGGAGTGGTCCGAGAGCCGGAGCCTTGATTGGTGGCTGCTTGAGCAGCCCTCCCACGCGCAGCTGCACTCGTTCGTGGCGAACCTCAACCACGTGTACCGCGACCAGGCGCCGCTGTGGCAGCGTGACCACGACGCCGCCGCCTTCGGGCGCCTGGGCGGCCCGACGTGGAACCCGAACGTCATCGCGTTCGCCCGGCATGACTACGACGGCGAAGCGGTCGCGGTGATCTGCAACTTCTCGGGCGTGCCGATCCACGGCTACGAACTGGACCTGCCCTCCGCGGGGACCTGGCGCGAAGTGCTCAATACCGACGCGCAGGAGTTCGGCGGATCAGGCGTCGGCAATCTCGGTGCCGTGCACGCCGCCGAGGGCGGGCGCGCCACGATGGTGCTTCCCCCGCTCGGGGTGCTCTGGCTGCGCCGCGACGCCTGA
- a CDS encoding AI-2E family transporter, protein MKIQHPFRTALIATLGVGVGLLILSGVSTLQTILLYVGTALFLSLGLDPIISWLERRKFPRWAAVLTTILAVLAAFAGIVLMVVPIIVGQISELVRQIQRLFRSGALDDPVTVIKEWLHGVFPALNVDEVFGYLQDWYESLDLGEIGTTLGESILALGGALIAGFTGGFIVLILTIYFTASTPSLKAAVYQLVPASKRERFIDLAEQITDSVGFYVIGQISLGVINGVLSAIFLTIIGAPFPAVLAVIAFFFSLIPLVGTLTGSAIIILTCLIPGLASPATALAALIYYAIYMQVEAYILSPRIMNRAVSIPGAVVVIAALAGGSLLGLLGAVIAIPVAASILIIYRQVIIPRQNER, encoded by the coding sequence GTGAAGATCCAGCATCCGTTCCGCACGGCGCTGATAGCGACGCTCGGAGTCGGCGTGGGGCTGCTGATCCTCTCGGGCGTTTCGACGCTCCAGACGATCCTGCTCTACGTCGGCACCGCACTGTTCCTCTCGCTCGGCCTCGATCCGATCATCTCCTGGCTCGAGCGGCGCAAGTTCCCCCGCTGGGCGGCGGTGCTCACGACGATCTTGGCCGTCCTTGCCGCCTTCGCCGGGATCGTGCTGATGGTCGTACCGATCATCGTCGGGCAGATCTCCGAGCTGGTGCGGCAGATCCAGCGGTTGTTCCGCTCCGGCGCGCTGGATGACCCGGTGACGGTGATCAAGGAATGGCTGCACGGCGTCTTCCCTGCGCTCAACGTCGATGAGGTGTTCGGGTACCTGCAGGATTGGTACGAATCCCTGGACCTCGGGGAGATCGGCACCACGTTGGGTGAGAGCATCCTCGCTCTCGGCGGCGCGCTCATCGCCGGGTTCACCGGCGGGTTCATCGTGCTCATCCTGACGATCTACTTCACCGCATCCACCCCGTCGCTGAAGGCGGCGGTGTACCAGCTGGTGCCGGCATCCAAGCGTGAGCGGTTCATCGACCTGGCCGAGCAGATCACCGACTCGGTGGGCTTCTACGTCATCGGTCAGATCAGCCTCGGTGTGATCAACGGTGTGCTGAGCGCGATCTTCCTCACGATCATCGGCGCACCGTTCCCCGCCGTGCTCGCGGTCATCGCGTTCTTCTTCTCGCTGATCCCGCTCGTGGGTACCCTGACCGGTTCGGCGATCATCATCCTGACGTGCCTCATCCCGGGGCTCGCATCGCCCGCGACGGCGCTGGCCGCACTCATCTACTACGCGATCTACATGCAGGTGGAGGCGTACATACTGTCGCCGCGGATCATGAACCGCGCTGTGTCGATCCCGGGGGCCGTCGTGGTCATCGCCGCCCTCGCGGGCGGGTCGCTGCTGGGCCTGCTGGGCGCGGTCATCGCGATCCCGGTGGCCGCCAGCATCCTGATCATCTACCGCCAGGTGATCATCCCCCGGCAGAACGAGCGCTAG
- a CDS encoding DivIVA domain-containing protein: MTLSDTDADAQAVEQQAPASPFPETHGRQKGYDKQAVDDFLAHAREAFEADPAEASVTSAEVRRAGFPLVRHGYAVAAVDAALGRIEDAFAARERERALSRAGARAWVGRSRDLAQEILDRLSRPRGKRFVRVGPLRYGYRIDEVDVVADKLVAYLETGEPITVEQVRMVAFRMQRGGYREPQVDAVLDSVVEVMLAIG; this comes from the coding sequence ATGACCCTGTCCGACACCGACGCCGACGCCCAAGCTGTAGAGCAGCAGGCGCCGGCATCGCCGTTTCCGGAGACGCACGGGCGTCAGAAGGGCTACGACAAGCAGGCCGTCGATGACTTCCTCGCCCACGCGCGCGAGGCCTTCGAGGCGGATCCCGCCGAGGCATCCGTCACGAGCGCAGAGGTGCGCCGCGCCGGTTTCCCGCTGGTGCGGCACGGCTACGCCGTGGCTGCGGTGGATGCTGCGCTCGGCCGCATCGAGGACGCCTTCGCCGCGCGGGAGCGTGAACGCGCGCTGTCCCGCGCCGGTGCCCGGGCGTGGGTGGGCCGTTCGCGGGACCTTGCGCAGGAGATCCTCGACCGACTGTCGCGGCCGCGCGGAAAGAGGTTCGTGCGGGTGGGCCCGCTGCGCTACGGCTACCGCATCGATGAGGTGGACGTCGTCGCGGACAAGCTCGTGGCGTACCTCGAGACCGGAGAGCCGATCACGGTGGAGCAGGTGCGCATGGTGGCCTTCCGGATGCAGCGCGGCGGCTACCGCGAGCCCCAGGTCGACGCGGTGCTGGACTCGGTCGTCGAAGTGATGTTGGCGATCGGATGA
- the pyrH gene encoding UMP kinase, with protein sequence MIDEATGRRRVLLKLSGEAFGGGQLGVNPDVVSQVAREIAAAVDRVEIAIVVGGGNFFRGAELSQRGMDRGRADYMGMLGTVMNALALQDFLEQAGAATRVQSAISMTQVAEPYIPRRAERHMEKGRVVIFGAGAGLPYFSTDTVAAQRALEIGATEVLVAKNGVDGVYTADPRIDPSATRLDRLTYNDALQRGLKVVDSTAFSLCMDNSMDMRVFGMEPAGNVTRALLGEQIGTLVTA encoded by the coding sequence GTGATCGATGAGGCCACGGGACGCCGGCGCGTTCTGCTGAAACTGTCCGGTGAAGCGTTCGGAGGGGGCCAGCTGGGAGTCAATCCCGACGTCGTCAGCCAAGTCGCCCGGGAGATCGCTGCCGCGGTGGACCGCGTCGAGATCGCCATCGTCGTCGGCGGCGGAAACTTCTTCCGCGGCGCCGAACTCAGCCAGCGGGGCATGGACCGCGGGCGCGCGGACTACATGGGGATGCTCGGGACCGTCATGAACGCCCTCGCGCTGCAGGACTTCCTCGAGCAGGCCGGAGCTGCCACCCGCGTGCAGTCCGCGATCTCGATGACGCAGGTCGCCGAGCCGTACATCCCCCGGCGTGCAGAGCGTCACATGGAGAAGGGCCGCGTCGTGATCTTCGGCGCCGGCGCCGGACTGCCCTACTTCTCCACCGACACCGTCGCCGCCCAGCGTGCGCTGGAGATCGGTGCCACCGAGGTGCTCGTGGCCAAGAACGGCGTCGACGGGGTGTACACCGCGGACCCCCGCATCGACCCGTCAGCCACTCGCCTCGACAGGCTGACCTATAACGATGCCCTGCAGCGGGGCCTGAAGGTCGTTGATTCCACGGCGTTCAGCCTGTGCATGGACAACAGCATGGACATGCGGGTGTTCGGCATGGAACCTGCCGGCAACGTCACCCGCGCCCTGCTGGGCGAGCAGATCGGCACCCTGGTCACGGCGTAG
- a CDS encoding phosphatidate cytidylyltransferase — protein MTDASDEPERSPETPLRRSDARRPSGDAGDEFTSHLRSARSEFEQQVERARADFDLANEKIKQRTGRDLIVATLIGLALGAIVIGSLMFFKEFFLLFAVPVALLGVFEFSRALQVSGRRVDVVPQLIAALALVLAGYFLDYWTHWTVAFVAVAFVIVWRLMAQMASRNGRTYGDVLSDVLVAGFIQLYVGFLGSLLLILLRQEQGEWWVLAMISTAVAADTGAYAFGLMFGKHPMAPRISPKKTWEGFGGAVLAALTAGVLLGLYMLHVPWWAGLILGVAILATATIGDLGESMIKRDLGIKDMSSWLPGHGGVLDRLDSILPSTVPAVALYFVFFPLVVA, from the coding sequence ATGACCGACGCTTCCGACGAACCGGAGCGCTCGCCCGAAACGCCCTTGCGGCGTTCGGACGCCCGCCGGCCCTCCGGCGACGCCGGCGACGAATTCACCTCGCACCTGCGCTCGGCCCGTTCCGAGTTCGAGCAGCAAGTGGAGCGTGCGCGCGCCGACTTCGACCTGGCCAACGAGAAGATCAAACAGCGCACCGGTCGCGACCTCATCGTCGCGACGCTGATCGGGCTGGCGCTCGGGGCCATCGTGATCGGCTCGCTGATGTTCTTCAAGGAGTTCTTCCTGCTCTTCGCCGTGCCGGTGGCGCTGCTGGGTGTGTTCGAGTTCTCCCGGGCGCTGCAGGTGTCCGGGCGCCGCGTGGACGTGGTGCCGCAGCTGATTGCGGCGCTGGCGCTCGTGCTGGCCGGCTACTTCCTCGACTACTGGACGCACTGGACCGTCGCTTTCGTGGCGGTCGCCTTCGTCATCGTGTGGCGCCTGATGGCGCAGATGGCATCGCGCAACGGCCGCACCTACGGTGATGTGCTCTCGGACGTGCTCGTCGCCGGGTTCATCCAGCTGTACGTCGGTTTCCTCGGCAGCCTTCTGCTCATCCTGCTGCGCCAGGAGCAGGGGGAGTGGTGGGTGCTGGCGATGATCTCGACAGCCGTCGCCGCCGACACCGGCGCATATGCGTTCGGGCTCATGTTCGGCAAGCACCCGATGGCGCCGCGCATCAGCCCGAAAAAGACGTGGGAGGGCTTCGGTGGCGCCGTCCTGGCGGCGCTGACCGCCGGCGTGCTGCTGGGCCTGTACATGCTGCACGTGCCGTGGTGGGCCGGGCTCATCCTCGGTGTCGCGATCCTCGCGACGGCCACGATCGGTGATCTCGGCGAGTCGATGATCAAGCGCGACCTCGGCATCAAGGACATGAGTTCCTGGCTGCCCGGTCACGGTGGGGTGCTCGACCGCCTCGACTCGATCCTCCCCTCGACCGTCCCCGCCGTGGCGCTGTACTTCGTGTTCTTCCCCCTGGTGGTGGCATGA
- a CDS encoding lytic transglycosylase domain-containing protein, with protein sequence MTSGNELTSPAARQAVADRPAATRRSLKASAAPRWSRRRGVLGVFAGLAVVGFAAAYIGPMGGALSSAVAEDDSRISLYADSADDAQALDVPAADTPAAVAFERSGYTVYVTPKPTPTPEPKPAARSSSSSSSAAAAPLFYTGGGSAAEWMAAAGIAESDWGYVDYIVGRESGWNPNATNRSSGACGLVQALPCSKVPGNGYDPVDNLRWGNGYAVGRYGSWAAAYNFWTSNHWW encoded by the coding sequence GTGACTTCCGGCAACGAGTTGACTTCCCCGGCAGCCCGCCAGGCTGTCGCCGACCGTCCCGCGGCGACGCGGCGCTCTTTGAAGGCCTCGGCAGCACCTCGCTGGTCGCGGCGTCGCGGTGTGCTGGGTGTCTTCGCCGGCCTCGCGGTCGTCGGTTTCGCCGCCGCCTACATCGGTCCGATGGGCGGAGCGCTGTCGAGTGCGGTCGCCGAAGACGACTCGCGGATCTCGCTGTACGCCGACTCGGCCGACGATGCCCAGGCGCTGGACGTGCCCGCAGCAGACACACCGGCCGCGGTGGCATTCGAGCGCAGCGGGTACACCGTCTACGTCACGCCCAAGCCCACTCCCACGCCCGAGCCGAAGCCTGCCGCAAGGTCGTCGTCGTCGTCCTCCTCGGCGGCTGCCGCGCCGCTGTTCTACACCGGTGGCGGCAGCGCGGCAGAGTGGATGGCCGCGGCGGGCATCGCCGAGAGCGACTGGGGCTACGTCGACTACATCGTCGGCCGCGAAAGCGGCTGGAACCCGAACGCCACCAACCGCTCCTCGGGCGCGTGCGGGCTGGTCCAGGCGCTGCCGTGCAGCAAGGTGCCGGGCAACGGCTATGACCCCGTGGACAACCTGCGCTGGGGTAACGGATACGCCGTCGGGCGTTACGGAAGCTGGGCGGCCGCCTACAACTTCTGGACCAGTAACCACTGGTGGTGA
- a CDS encoding tetratricopeptide repeat protein: protein MTDPTSSAVLRGAVDLSSLRNRPQPPAGAEAPPAAAAAGAVASVPSLIVDVTDATFGDVLELSRTVPVVVDLWAEWCGPCKQLSPVLEKVVTELAGRVVLAKVDVDANPQLAQGFRAQSIPMVVALVAGQPVPLFTGAVPEAQVREVFAQLLQLAAQNGVTGTVQTGEPAAEPEEPAIPPLHAEAFEAIEAGDYARAVTAYERALAENPRDEEARSGLGQVRLLERVQGVDLQAARAAAAASPRDVAAQFTVADLDLAGGHVEDAFIRLLDLFAALPDDERAPVRERLLELFGLVGDADPRVLQARRSLANLMF from the coding sequence GTGACCGATCCGACCTCGAGTGCCGTCCTGCGCGGTGCCGTCGACCTCTCCTCGCTGCGCAACCGTCCGCAGCCGCCGGCCGGCGCCGAGGCGCCCCCGGCAGCGGCGGCCGCGGGAGCGGTGGCATCGGTGCCTTCGCTCATTGTCGACGTCACGGATGCCACCTTCGGCGATGTGCTCGAACTTTCACGTACCGTCCCGGTCGTCGTCGACCTGTGGGCGGAATGGTGCGGCCCCTGCAAGCAGCTGAGCCCGGTGCTGGAGAAGGTCGTCACGGAGCTTGCCGGCCGCGTCGTGTTGGCTAAGGTCGACGTCGACGCGAACCCGCAGCTCGCGCAGGGCTTCCGCGCGCAGTCGATCCCGATGGTCGTCGCACTCGTCGCGGGGCAGCCGGTGCCGCTGTTCACCGGCGCGGTGCCCGAGGCGCAGGTGCGGGAGGTCTTCGCGCAGCTGCTGCAGCTCGCAGCCCAGAACGGCGTGACCGGCACCGTGCAGACCGGCGAGCCGGCCGCCGAGCCCGAGGAGCCGGCGATCCCGCCGCTGCATGCAGAGGCGTTCGAAGCCATCGAGGCCGGCGACTACGCCCGTGCCGTCACCGCCTACGAGCGTGCCCTCGCCGAGAACCCGCGCGATGAGGAAGCCCGCTCCGGCCTCGGCCAGGTGCGCCTGCTTGAGCGTGTGCAGGGTGTCGACCTCCAGGCGGCGCGTGCCGCCGCCGCAGCCTCGCCCCGCGATGTGGCCGCGCAGTTCACCGTGGCCGACCTGGATCTGGCCGGCGGGCACGTCGAGGACGCGTTCATCCGGCTGCTGGACCTGTTCGCGGCACTGCCGGACGACGAGCGCGCCCCCGTGCGCGAGCGACTGCTGGAACTGTTCGGGCTGGTCGGCGACGCCGATCCCCGGGTGCTGCAGGCGCGTCGGTCGCTTGCCAACCTGATGTTCTGA
- a CDS encoding glycosyl transferase, translating into MRFVWAVAAFVLAALMLGAGIAQRTVFQGPTAQSETIEVVEEVPYLLVDGDVLRSQPGSQTLRAQGEGEIFAAYGRTTDLEAWLAGSEYAHIKLDGASIESEVVAPETEPTAEGETAPAPARNPAGSDLWLDEFVQEDLLIETLQLPEGMSVLVAADGVAPAPSRLIITWPLVNATPWAGPLFVGGTILMAVGVVLYFLAIRNVRRSRGPRRKGLPMPPAPQPADMSVEQSDKGVISASPTRRALSGKRRGFLVVPAVAVSALLFAGCSSDAWPQLGGTPTPTPTATVITPESQQAPAVTEAQAERILQRIADQVAAADAAGDATAAAVRLTGPALAERETNYRLRAAIAEEEPLPAVPAGPVPILLPQAYDEWPRTFMAVVGDEESGNTIMFVTQADPWSEYKLSYIGSLDSTTELPLAPAYVGATQVSPDNAFLAVAPKDLAAAYADVLDRGTESAYSDLFDEAADQFRIGVANDRQARLAAFNETGAQTGSLAFESVPGTQEPVALATLENGAIVAVTINENETVKPTNADAVIKLDGNPTVSTLAGATQSATGFTTTFGDQLFFYVPAKASSERIQLLGYTSNILDAKVIP; encoded by the coding sequence GTGCGATTCGTATGGGCCGTGGCAGCCTTTGTGCTGGCCGCCCTCATGCTCGGCGCCGGCATCGCCCAGCGGACTGTGTTCCAGGGCCCGACCGCGCAGAGCGAGACGATCGAGGTCGTCGAGGAGGTGCCCTACCTGCTCGTCGACGGCGATGTGCTGCGCAGTCAGCCCGGTTCGCAGACGCTGCGAGCACAGGGCGAGGGCGAGATCTTCGCCGCCTACGGCCGCACCACGGACCTGGAGGCCTGGCTCGCCGGGTCCGAGTACGCGCACATCAAGCTCGACGGCGCGTCCATTGAATCCGAGGTCGTCGCCCCCGAGACCGAGCCGACCGCCGAGGGCGAGACGGCACCTGCCCCCGCGCGGAATCCGGCCGGCTCGGACCTGTGGCTCGACGAATTCGTGCAGGAAGACCTGCTCATCGAGACGCTGCAGCTTCCCGAGGGGATGAGCGTGCTCGTCGCCGCCGACGGTGTCGCGCCGGCCCCGTCGAGGCTGATCATCACCTGGCCGCTCGTCAACGCCACCCCGTGGGCCGGTCCGCTGTTCGTCGGCGGCACGATCCTCATGGCCGTAGGTGTCGTGCTGTACTTCCTCGCCATCCGCAACGTGCGCCGCTCGCGCGGGCCACGCCGCAAGGGGCTGCCGATGCCGCCGGCTCCCCAGCCCGCCGACATGTCGGTCGAACAGAGCGACAAGGGCGTCATCAGCGCGTCGCCGACCCGCCGTGCGCTTTCCGGCAAGCGTCGTGGGTTCCTCGTCGTCCCCGCCGTCGCCGTCAGCGCGCTCCTGTTCGCCGGCTGCTCCTCGGATGCCTGGCCGCAACTGGGCGGGACGCCGACACCGACCCCGACCGCCACGGTCATCACGCCCGAAAGCCAGCAGGCACCGGCGGTCACCGAGGCGCAGGCCGAACGGATTCTGCAGCGCATCGCCGACCAGGTTGCCGCCGCGGACGCGGCCGGCGACGCCACCGCCGCCGCCGTGCGGCTGACGGGCCCGGCCTTGGCCGAGCGCGAGACCAACTACCGGCTGCGCGCCGCGATCGCCGAGGAAGAACCGCTCCCGGCCGTCCCCGCCGGCCCGGTGCCCATCCTGCTGCCGCAGGCGTACGACGAGTGGCCGCGCACGTTCATGGCCGTCGTTGGCGACGAGGAATCCGGCAACACGATCATGTTCGTCACCCAGGCCGACCCGTGGTCCGAGTACAAGCTGTCCTACATCGGCAGCCTGGACTCGACCACCGAGCTGCCACTGGCTCCGGCATACGTCGGCGCCACCCAGGTGTCGCCGGACAACGCGTTCCTCGCGGTCGCGCCGAAGGATCTCGCCGCCGCATACGCGGACGTGCTGGACCGCGGCACTGAGAGCGCCTACTCCGACCTGTTCGACGAGGCCGCCGACCAGTTCCGCATCGGCGTGGCCAACGACCGCCAAGCGCGACTGGCCGCCTTCAACGAGACGGGCGCCCAGACGGGCAGCCTCGCGTTCGAGAGCGTCCCCGGCACCCAGGAGCCGGTGGCCCTGGCCACCCTCGAGAACGGCGCGATCGTGGCGGTGACCATCAACGAGAACGAGACGGTCAAGCCGACCAACGCGGATGCTGTCATCAAGCTGGACGGCAACCCCACCGTCTCGACGCTCGCGGGAGCGACCCAGTCGGCGACCGGGTTCACCACGACGTTCGGCGACCAGCTCTTCTTCTACGTGCCCGCAAAGGCATCCTCCGAGCGCATCCAGCTGCTCGGGTACACATCCAACATCCTCGACGCGAAGGTGATCCCGTGA